TTGCATGGCCATAGGTCTtatttataatttggtatcttactACCACAGTCTGTTAGTCTTATGATCTCTACTTTAACATTAATGTCGGTCAGTTGTCTAAATGCCAAAAGGGGCTATAACAAGGGGTGTTCAACCTCCCTTTCCAGAATGGctgggaactcagtttttaaggtttctctggggtctccttggccaagaggaggtcCGTTCAGTGGCTGGGGggcttacaattttatttttagtttacgaACACAAACcaaagtaattatttatttttattttatattttttgttttgtttttggagacagggtcttgctctgtcaaccaggccggagggcaatggcaagatctctgctcactgcaacctccacctcctggattcaagcgattctcatgcctcagcctccctagtagctgggactacaggcgcgcgccaccactcccggctaatttttttttatttttagtagagacagggtttcgccatgctggccaggctggtctcctgacctcaagtgatccacccatggaggcctgggattacaggcgtgagccaccgtgcccagccaaagtaATTATTAActccacagaaaataaaaggctGTGCAGGAAGTAAAATTAATCAAGTCCATATACAGACCTCGGATACATTTTGTTTGCGCTATCCCGcactttattttgtaattaaacaccactatttaaaaatcaggaaaattgCACATAAAAATCCAGAATTTTagacgtaaaaaaaaaaaattgctaggtCTAGATAAACTGCCTGCATTTACTCAAGAACAGCTTCAAGTGCAGCTGCAAGTGGGCGCTCTGGAGTTCCCCAGTCTCCACTCACTCGCCCTCCCACACCCCACATGCCTCAGCATTGCCTATCCCACTCCACCAGCCCAGTCTTTCACCGCCCTAGGAGCTCTCCTACGCCTACGCAAGCTGGGAAGGATCGCGGGACAGCATGGACAACAAAGGGTCGTCTCCCGCACTCCGTATGAGGATTAGGTACTGGTCGCGGGGCAACCGAAGCCTTTCTTCCTATCACCTAACGCTCCACTTGAGCCCTCAGCAAAGACGGTACCCGCCGAAAAGGTGTGGCCGGAAGCTGGAGACGTGGCTTCCGGACGGGCGGCGCGAGGCTCGCCTCGTTTCCGCCGGCGCTCCGAGTGACGTAGGAAGCGCGCCGCGCACCTCATGGTTCCGGGGACAGTTAGGGCGGCGGATGGAGGTCAGCGGTGGTTCTGACGGCGTAGGTCTTGTGGCACGGGGAGAAGGGGCGGCTGGGCGTGGGTTTCGAGGCGTGGCTGGGAAGGTGTCAGGGGTCCTGGGATGCGGTGAAACTGGGGAGCAGGTTGGGACGCGGTGGGATGCGGTGTGCCTGGCCGTCCGCTCGTTCCGTGCTGGCTTGCCAGTGCGCACGCTTCCTCTCTCATCTAGCTCGCGCGGCCGGGCCTGGAAGACGCCGCCCCTGTTGACCGTCCATGACCCCAGCGAGCCAGTTTTCGTGACTTAGTGCAAGTTGTTTTCTCTCTGCATTTTAGAACTaaagttttggatttttgtttgccTAAACCCAAGTCCGGTTCCTGGGCTTCCGTTTACTCCGCTAAACTGCTCTTAGGGCTCTTAAAAAATCGgaaaggaggctgggcgcggtggatcacttgaggtcatggtgaaaccccgtctctactgaaaatacaaaaattagccaggtgtggtggcgcaggcctgtaatcccagctacttgggaggctgaggcaggagaatcgcttgaatccgggagggggaggttgtagtgagccgaggtcgcgccattgcactccagcctgggcgacagagcgagactgcgtctcgaaaaaaataaaataagtcggAAAGATTTCTCCACTGTACTTAAGCTCAGAAAGTGGTAGATGTTGCGTTTGGGCAAATACTCCGACTGAGatcgctctcttttttttttttttttttctttaagtggaGTTAGACTAAGCTTTTTACAGCTGCAGTAATCCCctcatgtaaaaataaatgtgctGGCCATATACCAAGTTCCAGGAAGTGGAGAAAGTTCAAACGTACATTCTGCTTTGGCAGAAATGAGGCCCGGGTGAACGTTTTAGCTTGCCCTTGTCATGTGTGTTCCCTGGGTCATTTAATCGCTGTGGGGAGCTAGAATagctaatagatttttttttttttttttttttttgagactgagtctcgctctgtcgcccagtctgcagtgcagtggcgcgatctgggcttaCTGTAagctctgctttctgggttcacgccattctcctgcctcagcctctcgagtagctgggagtacaggtgcccgccagcatgcccggctaatttttttgcatttgtagtagagacggggtttcacggtgttagccaggatggccttgatctcctgacctcatgatctgcccgcctcggcctcccaaagtgctgtgattagtgataacaggcgtgagccaccgcccccggccgaTAGAATTGTTAAAAGCACATTGCTGGAGATGGCAACATTGAGTTTGGCCTTGGAAGGATGAGATGTGTTTTAAAGGGCCTGATCGGGGGAGGAGGAGACCCGGATAACAAGTCCTGTAAGGTGGGGTGGAAGTGCAAGGCCTGTTTAAAATGGGGCCTTGTGTTGTTGGGAGGCAGAAAAAGGGCTAAGACTGAAAAAATCATTCTGGGCCATGTTATGAAGCGCTGCTTCTTATTGGTTCAGAGTTTTTGCTGTTAGAAATTTGGTAGGGGGGAGTTTAGTAGGCTAGTGATGTAATCTACCTTGGATTCGAGAGGCTCACACCTATGTCTGCAGTGTTAAAATATATCCACAGAGGCTTTGGGAatgtgaattcttccttttttttttttttttttgagatggagtctcactcttgtcacccaggctgtagtgcagtggtgtgatttcggctcactgcaacctccatctctgaggttcaagcaattcttgtgccttagcctcccaggtagctgggattacaggcatgcaccatgatgcccagctaatttttgtatttttagtagaggtggagtttcaccatgttggccaggctggtctcaaactcctgacctcaagtgatccacccgcctaggcctcccaaagtgctgggattacaggcgtgagccaccatgcctggccaagtccataattcttttttgagacggagtcttgctctgtcgcccaggctggagtgcagtggccagacctcagctcactacaagctccgcctcccgggtttaagccattctcctgcctcagcctcccaagtagctgggactacaggcgcccgccacctcgcccggctagttttttgtattttttagtagagacacggtttcaccgtgttcaccaggatggtcttgatctcccaaagtgctgggattacaggcttgagccaccgcgcccggcccaagtcCGTAATTCTTAATCCTAGTTAcccttgaaattaaaaaaaaaaaaaaaaaatgctgtctgGGTCCTGTCTGCAGAGATGCCATCATTTAGGAGACCTTGGGCAGGACCTGGGAATCTGAATTGTTGAACCACATCCTAGGTGATTTCAAATTACAAGCAGGATGAAAACCTTCCcacccaggctgtaatgctcCTGAGTTTTGATATTTGATGGCATTCTGTACTGAAACAAAAATCCTGTGAGATTTTTGCTTCAGAAATACTATTACATGCCTATGGATTGTCAAGAAAGACAGTCTGATTTTACAGATAGGGTGGCTTTGACTCTATTTCATTTGTCAAATTTGTGAGTCAGGAACTGCCCCTGTAGTagccccttctctctcctttttctcttcaggGTTTGGAATCAGTTGCTAGGAGTCTtgtctctctgccacccaggacGTTATGGCAGCTCACCTGGTAAAGCGATGCACGTGCCTCCTGAGAGAAGCTGCTCGTCAGGCCCCTGTCATGGCTCCAGTTGGCCGACTGAGACTTGCCAGGGTAGCCCATAAGACTCTGACTTCCTCAGCCACCTCACCCATTTCCCACTTCCCAGGTTCATTGGTGGAGCTGGTGGAGAAGGAACAAGCGTTTACTCCCTACATAGAGAACCAGGTGGACCGTCTCATCAAGAAGGCCGCAAAGCCAGAGGAGCTCCTGGAGCTCCTTGGTGGCAGTCACCACTTGGACAACAATCATGCGGCCCTAGTACTTATCCGGCTCTCTCACTTGCTGTCTGAGAAGCCAAAAGACAAAGCCTTGCTTATACAGGATGCCCGCTTTCAGCAACTTCTCTGTCTGCTCAACAGTCAGGTGGGTGCCGGAGTGTTGTCTGAGAGCATGGACAAGAGAAAAACAGCCAGAAATGCTGGGGTCCACAGCAGCCAGTGCTTACCAAACATAGACAGGGGCCCTGCATGTCTTgtggtatttttcatttttttataaatttcaaagtgttttattgtgctttctctttgtttatccTTACGAGAGCCCTGTTAGGTAAATATTGCTATGCTTGTCTTACAGACAGACAGCCGAGATGCTTAGTAATAGAAGCATGGGAAGCGAGCCTGGTTCTCAGTTCTTTGGGTGCTTTCCCCCTCACCGTATAGTCTGGACTTGTATTGCTCTCTGCCAGTGTCTGACTGATGGCAAGGCACTGTTCTTGAAGCCAAAGGAGATGCAGCATAACCGATGGAAGGTCCTTGAAACTTGAGACAGACGTGGGCATGATCTAGCCATGTTCAGACCCTCCCTCCGAGGATGACCATGGAGAGAGGCAACAAGACCCATTTGTGTGGCACTGAGCAGGGCAGATTTCAGTCTGCTCACTGTGAGGGACTCCCTTCTTAGAGAGTCTTCCCCGGGGCTCCATGTACAAAAACAGGAGTACAGACTCCTGCTGTGGCTAAGCTGGCCCTAACTCCCTGGTCTGCTTTGCAAGGGAGGTGCTGGGGCACTGAAACCATGTTTCCGGTTGTCAGGTGTAATGAAGAGAAAGGCACTATCCAAGGAAGGAGttaagtatgtatatatttgcatgTGTCGTGTGGACTGGGGTTACAGTACATACTTATTTCTTGCTGGGGATATAATTCATAAAATGAACTTAGTTAGGTCCCGTTGTTATTTGGCTATAATTCTAATTGCTGTTTATTGACTCTTTACTCACATGTGATTTAAGTCTTATGATGCAAGACTGAACATTGTAACAAAATTATAAGGCAAGTATCTGTAATATAATAACAGCTTTCTTTTCAAAGATTTTCCTGCTGTCCATGAAACCAGAAGGTAGACACCCAGATCTTCTGTAAGATTAGAATTTACTCCAGtactttctccctcctccccagcccttcAGACAGCGGCTTCTCTGTTCCCAGGTCACCTCCTTGAAAGTGTGGTTTCTGCTTTCATTCATAAGTGAAGAGACTGAACCTGAGGGTTCAGTGTTGAGAGACTTGGCCCAGGAAAGGACGGAGCCACACTTGTTTTACCATCTGCTCTCTTCTGCGAGGATGGAGTCAGGGCCAAAGGGCTCTAGAGCCACCCATGTTGACAGTCTGGGCCCTGTGGAAACAGTACCTGAATAGCAGTCACCCTCTTCAGAAACAAAGCAGGCTCCAGCAGAGAGGGTGGGCCATGGTGCAGGTTCGGATCCAGAACTATATAGAAATAAGTTCACCTTTGTTTACCTGTGCAGCAGGGCTGATGGTTCTCATGGGATGTTGGTGTCTCATAGGGGTACACAAAGAGAATGATGCCCGGCATTTAGTAAGAACCTGTTCAGAGGTGCTGCTGGTAGCAGCAGCAGCTTGGTCATCCCCAGGAGGCCTCTGCATTTGGGTGCTTAGTGATACCAGGGGTCTTTTTACCCATATGTCAAAGGCTCTCCTGCAAACCTTTGTGCCCAGGGTGCTCCTCCTCTTGCAGGCAGTTGAGAGTCTGGTGTGCTTGGGTGCCACATCCCTGGAGGATAAAGATGGTGGTTCACTGCCTAATGCTCTGCAGGGATTCCTGCTTATTGCAGCAGTTGCATTCCTAAGAAACTTCACATTGCCAGAAACTGTGAGGTTAGTTTGTTAGAGAACAGTTTAGGGATTGGAGCTtctctgactcaaaaacaaattattttactggagaaaaaccagtgttttttgttttctttatttttgttttgttttgtttgagacggagtctcactctgtcacccaggctggagtgcagtggcacagtctcagctcactacagcctccatttccaggttcaagtgatcttcccacctcagcctcctgagtagctgggactacaggcgtgtgccaccacacttggttaatttttgtatttttagtaggcacagggtttcaccatgttgactaggctgatctcaaattcctgacctcaggtgatctgcctggccCAAGTTTTTAATACCTAAAACTTTTCACGTCATTGCAAGTAAAAGTCATGAATGATAACAAAACTGATCTTAGCAAGCCTAAGTGCCACCTTCTCTACCATCAGGTCACATCCATCAGGCTCAATTTTTTCTCTGACCTCTTGTATTGACTTGACAGCTTTACTTGCAGCTCAAGTCTGTGTGCCCACCACCCAGAGCTGTAGCCAGGACCATGTAAAAGAGTGTGGTCTCTCTTTAATCAACTACATTACGTCAAAGCTTCATTGGGGAAACTTGGAGAATTTCCCTTGCCACTCATAGTTCTTGCTTGCAAGCAATTGCAAATGACCTCAGCCACCTTGAGCAGAAATGTGCTATTTATTGTAACCTAGAGGATCAGGCTCAGAGGTGTACCCTCGGATCTGGCCGGTGCCTGAGGGGAGCTCCTGCTCTGCTGGTACTTGGCAGCCATGTCAAATTCAGTGCCTGCCCTGCCCATGGTAGCCACTGGCCCAGAAGGCTGCCACAGAAACACTGTGACTCATGGGCCCTGTTCCTGTGTCCCAGGCTCAGGGATAAATTTGGTTACAGACACCAGGCATCTAGGCCTCGAGGCTGAGCAAGGCTGCGAGGAGCAGCAAGGCACCCTGGCCCTGTTACAACAGAGTAGGGAACTGATACTGTCTTCTCTGAAGAGTTGTAGTAAATGCACGTGAAACAAGGTTCAGAGAGGGGGCCTCCAGCTCACACACAGGACTGACAGTGCCACATTACTTCTCCTGTGTCCTTTCTCTGCCTAGATAAACTTGGTCTGGCATGGTACCCTCTCGAGGTTGCTGCGGAGCCTCTATGCTCTGGGCCTCCCCAGGACCTCCAAGGAGCTGCAGTCAGTGGAGCAGGAGGTCCGCTGGCGCATGCGGAAGCTCAAGTACAAGCACCTGGCCTTCCTGGCAGACTCCTGTGCCACCCTCTCACAGGAACAGCACTCCCAGGAGCTGCTGACTGAGCTTCTCATGCACCTGGAAAGGCGCTGGACAGAAATTGAAGATGGCCGCACATTAGTGACCATCATGATGAAAGTGGGACACCTCTCAGAGCCACTGATGAACCGCCTGGAAGACAAGGTACTGGGCCTGAAAGCAGGTGGCACCCAGCCTGCCTCCCCTCGGCTTTGGACTTGTTCTTTGGGTGACAGTTGTCTGCAGAGGGGTGCATTGTATGCACTGGGATCAGAGCCCCGGGAGCTTCTGTCTGGAGCCTCAGGCATCACATGGGGTAGGACCGGAGGGCTCGGAGCTGCAACAGGTGATTGCCCTGTGGCTGCATTCATCAAGCACCACTTGCTCCTCCCAACACAGGCACTTCCCTGATTGCACCTTTATCTTTCCCCCAAACCCCGTCACAGCACAGTCTTGAAAAGAGGGCATGGCAGGCAGCTCCTAAAGTAACACAGGTACTGCCCAGGCCTGGCTTCTGGCTAGAATTCTCCTGGAGATGTGGTAACCCCTATCAGCTGTAGCCCTGCAGTCAAGTCAAATTCAGTGCCCGTTCCTGTCATAGCGGGGGCTGGCCCAGATGGCTGCCACAGCAAGCTCCACAGCTCATGGGCCCTGGGTCGCCTATCCTGGGACCTGGGGATAGTTTGGCTGTGGACACTACTCCAGGTCCAGGGGTTCCCTGGGGTGGATGAGGAGGCAGGCCCTGCACAGTGGTCCTGTGTTTAGTCAGCTCAGGCCCAGTTGCTGTCTCACAGGGGCTGCACTGGATGGGACCATGGGACCCCTGCCCCCAGCTCGTCCCTGCCGCCCCAGGCCATTGAGCTGACCTCTGCGCGGCTGTGGTTGACAGTGCCTGGAGTTGGTGGAGCAGTTTGGCCCCGATGAGCTGCGGAAGGTGCTGGTGACACTGGCAGCTCAGAGCCGGCGGTCCGTGCCCTTGCTGCGGGCCATCTCCTACCACCTGGTGCAGAAGCCGTTCTCTCTGACGAAAAGTGTGCTCTTGGACCTGGCCTACGCCTATGGTGAGCCCTTTGGACAGAACAGTGGAGAGAGGGGAGCTCTGGCCCTGCAGATACCTGCAGCCATGTCAAATTCAGTGCCTGTCCTATGCATGGTAGGCACTGGCCCAGAAGGCTGCCACAGAAACACTGTGACTCATGGGCCCTGTTCCTGGGTCCCAGGCTCAGGGATAAATTTGGTTACAGACATCAAGCAGCGAGAccttgaggctgaggtggggtgaGGCTGGTGGGATTGCTGACCCTCCGCAGCTAAACCCTGTGATCTGCTCTGTCCCGAAGGCAAACTTGGCTTTCACCAGACCCAGGTGTCCCAGCGCCTGGCTGCCGACCTGCTGTCCCTCATGCCCAGCCTGACTTCTGGTGAGGTGGCCCGCTGTGCCAAGTCCTTCGCCTTACTCAAGTGGCTCAACCTGCCACTGTATGAGGCCTTTGCCCAGGTGAGCCAGGGCCTGGCCCCAACTCAGAGAAGCTGGCTTCCTGGCCATCTGCTGGGAACCATTGCCTTAGTCGGGAAAGCAAAGCCAGTCTGAAAATGCCCACTTGTGGGGGCAAATACATACTTCTTGCATTTTGGCTTATATTGAAAGGGCTGCTATTCAGTTCTCAAAAAAGTGTTTGAGAACTGTTTCCTCTGTTCTTTCACTGACCATCATAAGTGCTTCCATCCGTTTTGGGGTAGCTGTAGCAGGTAGCAGCATGGCTGGTGAGGCTGAGAATCCACTCAGAACTGTCTCCTGATCACTGAtctccgccccccccccccccccccgccaaagTGGAACTGTACAGAAAGATGACACCTGCATTTTCGTTTATGTGTGACCAGTCTAAACTAAGTTTACTGGTTGGAGAATATTTCTAAAGCCCTTACTGAAAAGAAGCAGTTTCTAAGTGTCCCAAGCCTCTGTGGGTAGTTGCTGCCAGGCGAAGGAGGATCTGGGCCTGTGTAAGTCCTTCTCTGTGCCCAGCAGAGCTCATGGGCCCCAGATGGAGGGTCCTCCCGTTGCTGCTGGCCATGCAGGCTCCCCTCAGACTCAGAGCTGGGCAGGAGGACAGCGTGCTGGGCAGAGAGCTTATTCTGTCCATCTGCTATTTCTGACCTATCCAGCACGTCCTGAACAGAGCGCAGGACATCACCGTGCCTCACCTATGCAGCGTACTTCTGGCTTTTGCGCGTCTGAACTTCCATCCAGACCAAGAGGATGAGTTTTTCAGCCTGGTACGGCCTCTGGGGTCCCACTGCTTGACGTTTACCCTCCCCTGCAGCTAATTGTTCATGAACTGTCCTCCCAAGATCAGCTCGGGCTGGGCGGAGGGGGAGGGGCCGCTATGTGTGGCATGAGGGGGCAGGGGGAGCTGGCTGGAGCCAGGCATCCTAGGGATCACTGAGAACAAACATGAAATCCTGCTGTCTCGCTGACTGCCCTGCCAGGCAGCGCTGGGGGGTCCTGCCTCTGGTGCTCCTTTTAATGCCCTGTTGATGCTCAGAAGCTCCAGTGGGCCTTCATGCTATGTGCCCCAGCTCAGGATAGGAGGGGGAGCCTTGTTTATGAAGACTTCAGGACAGCCACAGAGGCCAGCAGGCCACATGTGACCCCAGGCTCCCTAGGATTCCATCAGGGGTTTGCCTGGTACAGTCCTGAGAACAACCAGCCAGGGGCTGGGAGCGCTTCACCTCTTGGATGTTCTCGTCTCTCAGAGGAGCAGAGATTCCTCCTCCCTTTTCCCAGGTACTCACTTGGAGACATTATGGGAGAAGGGATTTTGTTCCCTGCCGGTAGGTTGGTTGTAGTAAACCTAATCAAATGCCAGCATTCAGCAGCACTCTTCCTGCTGTCCAGAGTGATCTTGGGGCATGAGGAAGATTCCTCGTACCTTCAAGCCCAGGATTGCTCCAGACCTCACCAAGGGCCAGGGTTCTGCCTCTTGTTCCCCAGTAGCCTCCTCTGGCCTCATCCCAACCGGGCCAAGACCACATCTTGGACTGTGACTCACCCATGGCTATTTGCAGCCCCTTAGGAGAGCCTGCTTTCCCCACCACACCCTATCCTTAACCAGGTACATGAGAAGCTGGGGTCAGAGCTGCCAGGCCTGGAGCCAGCCCTGCAGGTAGACCTGGTGTGGGCCTTGTGTGTGCTGCAGCAGGCACGGGAAGCAGAGCTGCAAGCCGTCCTCCACCCTGAATTTCACATCCAATTTCTAGGTGAGCCCCTTGCCCCTAGTACTACTGGAACTGGGGAACTGCCTGGTCTTGTCTGCCTAGTGCCATGTGAGGATTTGGGGCAGATGGAGGCCAGGGCTGTCACTCCCCGTTGCTCTCCATCCCCTCCCTGTGGGTGGCCAGCAGACTATAACTCTGCTGCCTCCTGACCCAGAGAACTGGGCTGGGACTGGGTGTAGGGGTGCTACTGCCCTCTCATCCAGGGTCTCCCCATCTCTGGCCCCTAGACCCACCTCCCTTTTTCTGCTTGTTCCCTAGGGGGCAAGTCTCAGAAGGATCAGAACACCTTCCAGAAGCTGCTCCACATCAACGCCACTGCCATGCTAGAGCACCCCGAGTACTCAGGTCCCCTTCTGCCAGCCTCGGCTGTGGCCCCTAGGCCCTCAGCCCTTGACAGGAAGGTGACCCCCCTGCAAAAGGAGCTGCAGGAGACACTGAAGGGGCTGCTGGGGAGCGCCGACAGGGGCAGCCTCGAGGTGGCCACGCAGTATGGCTGGGTGCTGGGTGAGGGCTCCCCCTGGttggcacagggcctggcactgcCTGAGTCTAACAGGACTCTTCTAACCCACCCCCTCTGCAGTAAGAACTGACCTAGGGAGCTGTAGGGTGTCAACCTGGGCTCCCCACAATCCCATCTTTGTTCATCCTTCCTGTGGGGGGGTTTCTGAGGGATGTCCCCCAACATGTTCTCATCCCACACTTCTGCCCCAGATGCTGAGGTGCTGCTGGACAGTGACGGCCAGTTTCTGCCCGTAAGGGACTTTGTGGCACCTCATCTTGCCCAGCCAACTGGGAGCCAGCCACCACCTGCAGGGGCTAAGAGGTAGGTGGCCAGGGACCTGTTGGCCATGGCCCCAGTAGAGGCCATGGGGGCACCATGGATGTTGGACTGCATATTCTTTGCTTTCCCTCTTTGCCCTCTGAGGGGCTGGGAGACTGGAAGCATGCCAGCTACCCCTTCTTCCTTCCAGGCTAGCTTTCCTGCGGTGGGAGTTCCCCAACTTCAGCACCCGAAGTAAGGACTTGTTGGGTCGCT
This Macaca mulatta isolate MMU2019108-1 chromosome 3, T2T-MMU8v2.0, whole genome shotgun sequence DNA region includes the following protein-coding sequences:
- the TBRG4 gene encoding FAST kinase domain-containing protein 4 isoform X4, which translates into the protein MVPGTVRAADGGSLVELVEKEQAFTPYIENQVDRLIKKAAKPEELLELLGGSHHLDNNHAALVLIRLSHLLSEKPKDKALLIQDARFQQLLCLLNSQINLVWHGTLSRLLRSLYALGLPRTSKELQSVEQEVRWRMRKLKYKHLAFLADSCATLSQEQHSQELLTELLMHLERRWTEIEDGRTLVTIMMKVGHLSEPLMNRLEDKCLELVEQFGPDELRKVLVTLAAQSRRSVPLLRAISYHLVQKPFSLTKSVLLDLAYAYGKLGFHQTQVSQRLAADLLSLMPSLTSGEVARCAKSFALLKWLNLPLYEAFAQHVLNRAQDITVPHLCSVLLAFARLNFHPDQEDEFFSLVHEKLGSELPGLEPALQVDLVWALCVLQQAREAELQAVLHPEFHIQFLGGKSQKDQNTFQKLLHINATAMLEHPEYSGPLLPASAVAPRPSALDRKVTPLQKELQETLKGLLGSADRGSLEVATQYGWVLDAEVLLDSDGQFLPVRDFVAPHLAQPTGSQPPPAGAKRLAFLRWEFPNFSTRSKDLLGRFVLARRHILAAGFLIVDVPFYEWLELKSEWQKGAYLKDKMRKAVAEELAK
- the TBRG4 gene encoding FAST kinase domain-containing protein 4 isoform X3 gives rise to the protein MVPGTVRAADGGSLVELVEKEQAFTPYIENQVDRLIKKAAKPEELLELLGGSHHLDNNHAALVLIRLSHLLSEKPKDKALLIQDARFQQLLCLLNSQINLVWHGTLSRLLRSLYALGLPRTSKELQSVEQEVRWRMRKLKYKHLAFLADSCATLSQEQHSQELLTELLMHLERRWTEIEDGRTLVTIMMKVGHLSEPLMNRLEDKHSLEKRAWQAAPKVTQCLELVEQFGPDELRKVLVTLAAQSRRSVPLLRAISYHLVQKPFSLTKSVLLDLAYAYGKLGFHQTQVSQRLAADLLSLMPSLTSGEVARCAKSFALLKWLNLPLYEAFAQHVLNRAQDITVPHLCSVLLAFARLNFHPDQEDEFFSLVHEKLGSELPGLEPALQVDLVWALCVLQQAREAELQAVLHPEFHIQFLGGKSQKDQNTFQKLLHINATAMLEHPEYSGPLLPASAVAPRPSALDRKVTPLQKELQETLKGLLGSADRGSLEVATQYGWVLDAEVLLDSDGQFLPVRDFVAPHLAQPTGSQPPPAGAKRLAFLRWEFPNFSTRSKDLLGRFVLARRHILAAGFLIVDVPFYEWLELKSEWQKGAYLKDKMRKAVAEELAK
- the TBRG4 gene encoding FAST kinase domain-containing protein 4 isoform X1, which translates into the protein MAAHLVKRCTCLLREAARQAPVMAPVGRLRLARVAHKTLTSSATSPISHFPGSLVELVEKEQAFTPYIENQVDRLIKKAAKPEELLELLGGSHHLDNNHAALVLIRLSHLLSEKPKDKALLIQDARFQQLLCLLNSQINLVWHGTLSRLLRSLYALGLPRTSKELQSVEQEVRWRMRKLKYKHLAFLADSCATLSQEQHSQELLTELLMHLERRWTEIEDGRTLVTIMMKVGHLSEPLMNRLEDKHSLEKRAWQAAPKVTQCLELVEQFGPDELRKVLVTLAAQSRRSVPLLRAISYHLVQKPFSLTKSVLLDLAYAYGKLGFHQTQVSQRLAADLLSLMPSLTSGEVARCAKSFALLKWLNLPLYEAFAQHVLNRAQDITVPHLCSVLLAFARLNFHPDQEDEFFSLVHEKLGSELPGLEPALQVDLVWALCVLQQAREAELQAVLHPEFHIQFLGGKSQKDQNTFQKLLHINATAMLEHPEYSGPLLPASAVAPRPSALDRKVTPLQKELQETLKGLLGSADRGSLEVATQYGWVLDAEVLLDSDGQFLPVRDFVAPHLAQPTGSQPPPAGAKRLAFLRWEFPNFSTRSKDLLGRFVLARRHILAAGFLIVDVPFYEWLELKSEWQKGAYLKDKMRKAVAEELAK
- the TBRG4 gene encoding FAST kinase domain-containing protein 4 isoform X2, giving the protein MAAHLVKRCTCLLREAARQAPVMAPVGRLRLARVAHKTLTSSATSPISHFPGSLVELVEKEQAFTPYIENQVDRLIKKAAKPEELLELLGGSHHLDNNHAALVLIRLSHLLSEKPKDKALLIQDARFQQLLCLLNSQINLVWHGTLSRLLRSLYALGLPRTSKELQSVEQEVRWRMRKLKYKHLAFLADSCATLSQEQHSQELLTELLMHLERRWTEIEDGRTLVTIMMKVGHLSEPLMNRLEDKCLELVEQFGPDELRKVLVTLAAQSRRSVPLLRAISYHLVQKPFSLTKSVLLDLAYAYGKLGFHQTQVSQRLAADLLSLMPSLTSGEVARCAKSFALLKWLNLPLYEAFAQHVLNRAQDITVPHLCSVLLAFARLNFHPDQEDEFFSLVHEKLGSELPGLEPALQVDLVWALCVLQQAREAELQAVLHPEFHIQFLGGKSQKDQNTFQKLLHINATAMLEHPEYSGPLLPASAVAPRPSALDRKVTPLQKELQETLKGLLGSADRGSLEVATQYGWVLDAEVLLDSDGQFLPVRDFVAPHLAQPTGSQPPPAGAKRLAFLRWEFPNFSTRSKDLLGRFVLARRHILAAGFLIVDVPFYEWLELKSEWQKGAYLKDKMRKAVAEELAK
- the TBRG4 gene encoding FAST kinase domain-containing protein 4 isoform X5 translates to MRKLKYKHLAFLADSCATLSQEQHSQELLTELLMHLERRWTEIEDGRTLVTIMMKVGHLSEPLMNRLEDKHSLEKRAWQAAPKVTQCLELVEQFGPDELRKVLVTLAAQSRRSVPLLRAISYHLVQKPFSLTKSVLLDLAYAYGKLGFHQTQVSQRLAADLLSLMPSLTSGEVARCAKSFALLKWLNLPLYEAFAQHVLNRAQDITVPHLCSVLLAFARLNFHPDQEDEFFSLVHEKLGSELPGLEPALQVDLVWALCVLQQAREAELQAVLHPEFHIQFLGGKSQKDQNTFQKLLHINATAMLEHPEYSGPLLPASAVAPRPSALDRKVTPLQKELQETLKGLLGSADRGSLEVATQYGWVLDAEVLLDSDGQFLPVRDFVAPHLAQPTGSQPPPAGAKRLAFLRWEFPNFSTRSKDLLGRFVLARRHILAAGFLIVDVPFYEWLELKSEWQKGAYLKDKMRKAVAEELAK
- the TBRG4 gene encoding FAST kinase domain-containing protein 4 isoform X6; this translates as MRKLKYKHLAFLADSCATLSQEQHSQELLTELLMHLERRWTEIEDGRTLVTIMMKVGHLSEPLMNRLEDKCLELVEQFGPDELRKVLVTLAAQSRRSVPLLRAISYHLVQKPFSLTKSVLLDLAYAYGKLGFHQTQVSQRLAADLLSLMPSLTSGEVARCAKSFALLKWLNLPLYEAFAQHVLNRAQDITVPHLCSVLLAFARLNFHPDQEDEFFSLVHEKLGSELPGLEPALQVDLVWALCVLQQAREAELQAVLHPEFHIQFLGGKSQKDQNTFQKLLHINATAMLEHPEYSGPLLPASAVAPRPSALDRKVTPLQKELQETLKGLLGSADRGSLEVATQYGWVLDAEVLLDSDGQFLPVRDFVAPHLAQPTGSQPPPAGAKRLAFLRWEFPNFSTRSKDLLGRFVLARRHILAAGFLIVDVPFYEWLELKSEWQKGAYLKDKMRKAVAEELAK